In Candidatus Kapaibacterium thiocyanatum, the DNA window CGTGAACGCGCTTCCCGTCCGCCTGCAGGATGCCGATGATGTCCGTCAGGTAGTATTCGCCCTGGACGTTACCGTTTCGTACGAGGTCGAGCGCGGGGAACAGGTCGGCCGAGCGGACGATGTAGATGCCGGAGTTGATTTCTCCGATGGCACGCTGGGCTTCCGATGCGTCCTTGTGTTCGACGATGCTCCGGAGATTGCCATCGGCGTCGCGGACGATCCGCCCGTATCCCGTCGGATCCGATACCGTGGTCGTCAGAACCGAGATGTCGGCTTCGGCTGTACGGTGATCCTGAAGGAAGGCTTCGAGCGTCTCCGCGGTCAGAAGGGGAACGTCGCCCGAAAGGATCAGGACGTCGACGTCCTTGTCTCCCAGTTCCGTCCGCGTCTGCTGTACGGCATGTCCCGTGCCGAGCTGTTCGCTCTGGACGACGCAGACGGCCGATGGATCGTGACCTGCGACGAAGTTCCGGACGGCGTCGCGCTGGTGGCCGACGATGACGACGACATGGGAAGGATCCAGCACACGGGCCTGATCGAGGACGTAGGCGAGGAGCGGACGATCGTGCAACGGGGCCAGGACCTTTGCCTTGTCGGGATTCCCCATGCGTTTGCCCTTGCCCGCTGCGAGGATCGCTACGGCGAGGGGGCGGCGTTCATGGTCGACCATCAGTGATGCCCCATGGACGTATAGGCCTCGACGCTCTGCGATGTGGAGACGATGTCGTTGTTCTTGTCGACGAGGACGACGGTCGGATGGTAGGCACGTGCCTCGGCATCGGGCATCGTCGTATAGGAGATGATGATGACTTCGTCACCGATATGACCCTTGCGCGCGGCCGCACCGTTGAGACAGATGTCGCGGTTGCCGCGGATTCCGGGGATGACGTAGGTTTCGAACCGTTCACCGTTGTTGATGTTGACGACCGACACCTTCTCGTAGGCGATCAGATCAGCGGCTTCCATCAGATCTTCATCGATCGTCAGGCTGCCTTCATAATACAGATCCGCCTGCGTGATGCGGGCACGATGAAGCTTCGACTTGAACATGACGCGGTTCATGG includes these proteins:
- a CDS encoding aspartate 1-decarboxylase, with the protein product MNRVMFKSKLHRARITQADLYYEGSLTIDEDLMEAADLIAYEKVSVVNINNGERFETYVIPGIRGNRDICLNGAAARKGHIGDEVIIISYTTMPDAEARAYHPTVVLVDKNNDIVSTSQSVEAYTSMGHH